In a genomic window of Streptomyces koelreuteriae:
- a CDS encoding TIGR03960 family B12-binding radical SAM protein: MPAEVAASVFPQLEALLPHVQKPIQYVGGELNSTVKEWDSCDVRWALMYPDAYEVGLPNQGVMILYEVLNEQQGVLAERTYSVWPDLEELMREHKVPQFTVDSHRPVKAFDVFGLSFSTELGYTNMLAALDLSGIPLEAKDRGLDDPIVMAGGHAAFNPEPIADFIDCAVIGDGEQAVLEVTALIRAWKAEGRPGGREELLFRLARTGGVYVPGFYDVEYLPDGRIARVVPKRSGVPWRVSKHTVMDLDEWPYPKQPLVPLAETVHERMSVEIFRGCTRGCRFCQAGMITRPVRERSITGIGDMVDKGLKATGFEEVGLLSLSSADHTEIADVAKGLADRYEEDKIGLSLPSTRVDAFNIDLANELTRNGRRSGLTFAPEGGSERIRKVINKMVSEEDLIRTVSTAYGNGWRQVKLYFMCGLPTETDDDVLQIADMATKVIAKGREVSRSNDIRCTVSIGGFVPKPHTPFQWAPQLSAEETDARLQKLRDKIRGDKKYGRSIGFRYHDGKPGIVEGLLSRGDRRIGAVIRAVYDDGGRFDGWREHFSYDRWMACAEKTLPEFGVDVDWYTTRERTYEEVLPWDHLDSGLDKDWLWEDWQDSLDETEVEDCRWTPCFDCGVCPQMDTSIQIGPTGKKLLPLTVKQPQTSGHAH; this comes from the coding sequence ATGCCTGCCGAAGTCGCTGCGTCGGTGTTCCCGCAGCTCGAAGCTCTGCTCCCGCATGTGCAGAAGCCGATTCAGTACGTCGGCGGGGAGCTCAACTCCACGGTCAAGGAGTGGGACTCCTGTGACGTCCGTTGGGCGCTCATGTACCCGGACGCCTACGAGGTCGGTCTGCCCAACCAGGGCGTCATGATCCTCTACGAGGTCCTGAACGAACAGCAGGGCGTCCTCGCCGAGCGCACCTACAGCGTGTGGCCGGACCTTGAGGAGCTGATGCGGGAGCACAAGGTCCCGCAGTTCACGGTGGACAGCCACCGGCCGGTCAAGGCCTTCGACGTGTTCGGCCTGTCCTTCTCCACGGAGCTGGGCTACACGAACATGCTGGCGGCCCTGGACCTGTCCGGCATCCCGCTGGAGGCCAAGGACCGCGGCCTGGACGACCCGATCGTCATGGCCGGCGGGCACGCCGCGTTCAACCCCGAGCCGATCGCGGACTTCATCGACTGCGCTGTCATCGGCGACGGTGAGCAGGCCGTCCTGGAGGTCACCGCGCTCATCCGCGCCTGGAAGGCCGAGGGCCGCCCCGGCGGCCGCGAGGAACTCCTCTTCCGCCTCGCCCGCACGGGCGGGGTGTACGTCCCGGGCTTCTACGACGTCGAGTACCTGCCCGACGGCCGGATCGCCCGCGTCGTCCCCAAGCGCAGCGGTGTCCCGTGGCGGGTCTCCAAGCACACCGTCATGGACCTGGACGAGTGGCCGTACCCCAAGCAGCCCTTGGTCCCGCTGGCCGAGACGGTCCATGAGCGCATGTCGGTGGAGATCTTCCGCGGCTGCACCCGAGGCTGCCGTTTCTGCCAGGCCGGCATGATCACCCGCCCGGTCCGCGAACGCTCCATCACGGGCATCGGCGACATGGTCGACAAGGGCCTGAAGGCGACGGGCTTCGAGGAGGTGGGCCTGCTCTCCCTCTCCTCGGCGGACCACACGGAGATCGCCGACGTCGCCAAGGGCCTGGCGGACCGCTACGAGGAGGACAAGATCGGCTTGTCCCTCCCCTCCACCCGCGTGGACGCCTTCAACATCGACCTGGCGAACGAACTGACCCGCAACGGCCGCCGCTCCGGCCTCACCTTCGCCCCCGAGGGCGGCTCGGAGCGCATCCGCAAGGTCATCAACAAGATGGTCTCGGAAGAGGACCTGATCCGCACGGTCTCCACGGCGTACGGCAACGGCTGGCGCCAGGTGAAGCTGTACTTCATGTGCGGCCTGCCCACCGAGACCGACGACGACGTCCTCCAGATCGCCGACATGGCGACCAAGGTCATCGCCAAGGGCCGCGAGGTCTCCCGCTCCAACGACATCCGCTGCACGGTCTCGATCGGCGGCTTCGTCCCCAAGCCGCACACGCCCTTCCAGTGGGCCCCGCAGCTCTCCGCCGAGGAGACGGACGCGCGGCTGCAGAAGCTGCGCGACAAGATCCGCGGCGACAAGAAGTACGGCCGCTCCATCGGCTTCCGCTACCACGACGGCAAGCCCGGCATCGTCGAAGGCCTCCTCTCCCGGGGCGACCGCCGTATCGGCGCGGTCATCCGCGCGGTCTACGACGACGGCGGCCGCTTCGACGGCTGGCGCGAGCACTTCTCGTACGACCGCTGGATGGCCTGCGCCGAGAAGACGCTGCCGGAGTTCGGGGTCGACGTCGACTGGTACACCACCCGCGAGCGCACCTACGAGGAGGTCCTCCCCTGGGACCACCTCGACTCCGGCCTGGACAAGGACTGGCTCTGGGAGGACTGGCAGGACTCCCTCGACGAGACCGAGGTCGAGGACTGCCGGTGGACCCCGTGCTTCGACTGCGGGGTGTGCCCGCAGATGGACACGTCCATCCAGATCGGTCCGACCGGGAAGAAGCTGCTGCCGCTGACGGTCAAGCAGCCTCAGACCAGCGGACACGCGCACTGA
- the mrdA gene encoding penicillin-binding protein 2: MTNIPETGRNTRVQVRLVVIQVLVVSLLLTLGGRLWYLQIREGAAYAKEASGNHVQQVVQPAVRGSILDARGVALADNETRLVVSASRTDLLKMPDDGKDVLTKLAGVLGMKPKEVMAKVRLCDSETPQPCWNGSPYQPIPITDEATPKQALQIRERAEDFPGITAEPEAMRRYPSPGKANTAQVLGYLSPVTDEEIKAAQNTNSPYLRSDQVGRSGLERQYDKQLRGKAGVTRYEVDNLGRVIGQAEADPTEPGDNLVTSIDSRVQRIAEYQLNEAMKEARKQHDRNTGTNYKADSGAVVVMEAKTGRVVAMASNPNYDPNAWVGGISAKDYARLTGKSSNYPLLNRAIQGQSAPGSIFKVVPTAAAINAGYSFDGPYQCSSSYSLGGQVFKNFESKGYGPISLGRALEVSCDTVFYRLSHEEWKRDGGAKPKKKADDWFYKTAHQFGLAKETGIDLPNEVTGRIPDRQWKLDYWKANKDVWCRTGKRNGSYAEKIAYENCLEGNRLRAGDSINYSIGQGDTLVTPIQMATIYGAISNGGTLYDPSVGKAVISADGKTVTPIKPKSHGKLPMSKTTRDRIDDALAGVATRGTAAWRFGGWPQDKIPMHAKTGTAEVYGKQTTSWFATYTKDYSIVMTIAQGGTGSGASGPAVRNIYNALYGVSEDGKIDKKKALLSTPQETLPKVKTDGTISSPKVSKDPAKDQQAKKKDPNAPADPLQPATAAPPTPENRDTRRQRRRKGSRRSTT; encoded by the coding sequence GTGACCAACATTCCCGAGACCGGCCGGAACACGCGGGTCCAGGTCCGGCTCGTCGTCATCCAGGTTCTCGTCGTCTCCCTGCTGCTCACGCTCGGCGGACGCCTGTGGTACCTCCAGATCCGTGAGGGCGCGGCCTACGCCAAGGAGGCGTCCGGGAACCACGTCCAGCAGGTCGTCCAGCCCGCCGTCCGGGGTTCGATCCTGGACGCGCGCGGTGTGGCCCTCGCCGACAACGAGACCCGGCTGGTCGTCTCCGCCTCCCGCACCGACCTGCTGAAGATGCCGGACGACGGCAAGGACGTCCTCACCAAGCTCGCCGGAGTCCTGGGCATGAAGCCCAAGGAGGTCATGGCGAAGGTCCGGCTGTGCGACTCCGAGACGCCCCAGCCCTGCTGGAACGGCTCGCCGTACCAGCCCATCCCCATCACCGACGAGGCCACGCCCAAGCAGGCCCTGCAGATCCGCGAGCGCGCCGAGGACTTCCCCGGCATCACCGCCGAGCCGGAGGCCATGCGCCGCTACCCGAGCCCGGGCAAGGCCAACACCGCCCAGGTCCTCGGCTACCTCTCGCCGGTCACCGACGAGGAGATCAAGGCGGCGCAGAACACCAACTCGCCGTATCTGCGCTCCGACCAGGTCGGCCGCTCCGGGCTTGAACGCCAGTACGACAAGCAGCTCCGTGGCAAGGCCGGCGTCACCCGCTACGAGGTCGACAACCTCGGCCGGGTCATCGGCCAGGCCGAGGCCGACCCCACCGAGCCGGGCGACAACCTCGTCACCAGCATCGACTCGCGCGTCCAGCGGATCGCCGAGTACCAGCTGAACGAGGCCATGAAGGAAGCCCGCAAGCAGCACGACCGCAACACCGGCACCAACTACAAGGCCGACTCCGGTGCCGTCGTGGTGATGGAGGCCAAGACCGGCCGGGTCGTCGCCATGGCGTCCAACCCGAACTACGACCCGAACGCCTGGGTCGGTGGCATCTCCGCCAAGGACTACGCGCGGCTCACCGGCAAGAGCTCCAACTACCCGCTGCTCAACCGCGCGATCCAGGGCCAGTCCGCGCCCGGCTCCATCTTCAAGGTCGTCCCGACGGCCGCAGCGATCAACGCCGGCTACTCCTTCGACGGCCCCTACCAGTGCTCCAGCTCGTACTCCCTGGGCGGCCAGGTCTTCAAGAACTTCGAGTCCAAGGGATACGGCCCGATCAGCCTCGGCCGCGCCCTGGAGGTCTCCTGCGACACCGTCTTCTACCGGCTCTCCCACGAGGAGTGGAAGCGCGACGGAGGCGCCAAGCCGAAGAAGAAGGCCGACGACTGGTTCTACAAGACCGCCCACCAGTTCGGCCTCGCCAAGGAGACCGGCATCGACCTGCCCAACGAGGTCACCGGCCGCATCCCCGACCGCCAGTGGAAGCTGGACTACTGGAAGGCCAACAAGGACGTCTGGTGCCGCACCGGCAAGCGCAACGGCAGCTACGCCGAGAAGATCGCCTACGAGAACTGCCTCGAGGGCAACCGCCTGCGCGCCGGTGACTCCATCAACTACTCCATCGGGCAGGGCGACACCCTCGTCACCCCGATCCAGATGGCCACCATCTACGGCGCCATCTCCAACGGCGGCACCCTCTACGACCCCTCCGTCGGCAAGGCCGTCATCAGCGCCGACGGCAAGACCGTCACGCCGATCAAGCCCAAGTCGCACGGCAAGCTGCCGATGTCGAAGACGACGCGCGACCGGATAGACGATGCCCTCGCGGGAGTCGCCACCCGCGGTACGGCCGCCTGGAGGTTCGGCGGCTGGCCGCAGGACAAGATCCCGATGCACGCCAAGACGGGTACGGCCGAGGTCTACGGCAAGCAGACGACCTCGTGGTTCGCCACCTACACCAAGGACTACTCGATCGTCATGACGATCGCCCAGGGTGGTACGGGCTCCGGCGCCTCGGGCCCCGCCGTCCGCAACATCTACAACGCGCTGTACGGCGTCTCCGAGGACGGCAAGATCGACAAGAAGAAGGCCCTGCTGTCCACCCCGCAGGAGACCCTGCCGAAGGTCAAGACCGACGGCACCATCTCCTCCCCGAAGGTCTCCAAGGACCCCGCGAAGGACCAGCAGGCAAAGAAGAAGGACCCGAACGCCCCGGCCGACCCGCTCCAGCCGGCGACGGCCGCCCCGCCGACGCCGGAGAACCGTGACACCCGAAGGCAGCGGCGCCGGAAGGGAAGCCGGAGGTCCACGACATGA
- a CDS encoding DUF2975 domain-containing protein has product MGKLAVAALRGVLVVLLAGSLFVQAVMVPLLAVDLDGLNPDYAYLRTPILVITILGIVTAQVVVVCVWRLVTMVRRGTVFSTAAFRYVHIVIGAFVAAALLVFALAVVLAPGEAVAPGVVLLLCGVVMAVLGVALVVLVLRMLLAQAVARDIEAARMRAELEEVI; this is encoded by the coding sequence ATGGGGAAGCTGGCCGTGGCGGCGTTGCGTGGGGTGCTCGTGGTGCTGCTCGCCGGGTCGCTGTTCGTGCAGGCGGTCATGGTGCCGCTGCTGGCCGTCGATCTGGACGGACTGAACCCGGACTACGCGTATCTGCGCACCCCGATCCTCGTGATCACGATCCTCGGTATCGTGACGGCCCAGGTCGTTGTGGTCTGTGTGTGGCGGCTGGTGACGATGGTGCGCCGCGGGACGGTGTTCTCCACCGCCGCCTTCCGGTACGTGCACATCGTGATCGGCGCGTTCGTGGCGGCCGCCCTGCTGGTCTTCGCCCTCGCGGTCGTCCTCGCGCCCGGCGAGGCCGTCGCTCCCGGGGTGGTCCTGCTGCTGTGCGGGGTCGTCATGGCCGTGCTGGGCGTCGCGCTGGTCGTGCTCGTGCTGCGCATGCTGCTCGCGCAGGCCGTCGCACGCGACATCGAGGCGGCTCGGATGCGGGCCGAGTTGGAAGAGGTCATCTGA
- the rodA gene encoding rod shape-determining protein RodA, producing the protein MTGGVNSFQVSGYGPERSGWTRLLARDSVVRRLDWPILLSALALSLLGTLLVYSATRNRTELNQGDPYYFLVRHLLNTGIGLALMAGTIWLGHRALRTAVPILYGVSVLLILLVLTPLGSTINGAHSWIKLPGGFSLQPSEFVKVTIILGMAMLLAARVDAGDKQYPDHRTVVQALGLATVPMLIVMLMPDLGSVMVMVIIVLGVLLASGSSNRWVFGLISAGAVGAIAVWQLGVLDDYQINRFAAFANPELDPAGVGYNTNQARIAIGSGGLTGSGLFHGSQTTGQFVPEQQTDFVFTVAGEELGFLGGGLIILLLGVVLWRACAIARDTSDLYGTIVAAGIVAWFGFQTFENVGMTLGIMPVTGLPLPFVSYGGSSMFAVWIAVGLLQSIRVQRPMSA; encoded by the coding sequence ATGACCGGCGGTGTGAACAGCTTCCAGGTCTCCGGCTACGGGCCCGAGCGCTCCGGCTGGACCCGGCTCCTCGCCCGTGACTCCGTCGTGCGGCGGCTCGACTGGCCGATCCTGCTGTCGGCGCTGGCCCTGTCGCTGCTCGGCACGCTCCTCGTCTACTCGGCCACCCGCAACCGCACGGAACTCAACCAGGGCGACCCGTACTACTTCCTCGTCCGGCACCTGCTGAACACCGGTATCGGCCTCGCCCTGATGGCCGGCACGATCTGGCTCGGCCACCGCGCCCTGCGCACGGCCGTGCCGATCCTGTACGGCGTCTCGGTCCTGCTGATCCTGCTCGTGCTCACCCCGCTCGGCTCCACGATCAACGGCGCCCACTCGTGGATCAAGCTCCCCGGCGGCTTCTCGCTGCAGCCCTCGGAGTTCGTGAAGGTCACGATCATTCTGGGCATGGCGATGCTGCTGGCGGCCCGGGTCGACGCGGGCGACAAGCAGTACCCCGATCACCGCACGGTCGTGCAGGCCCTGGGCCTGGCCACCGTGCCCATGCTGATCGTGATGCTCATGCCCGACCTCGGGTCGGTCATGGTCATGGTCATCATCGTGCTCGGCGTGCTGCTCGCCTCCGGGTCGTCCAACCGGTGGGTGTTCGGACTGATCAGCGCGGGCGCCGTCGGCGCGATCGCCGTCTGGCAGCTCGGCGTGCTCGACGACTACCAGATCAACCGCTTCGCCGCCTTCGCCAACCCCGAGCTCGACCCGGCGGGCGTCGGCTACAACACCAACCAGGCCCGGATCGCCATCGGCTCCGGCGGACTGACCGGCTCCGGCCTCTTCCACGGCTCGCAGACCACCGGCCAGTTCGTCCCCGAGCAGCAGACGGACTTCGTCTTCACCGTGGCGGGCGAGGAACTGGGCTTCCTCGGCGGCGGCCTCATCATCCTGCTGCTCGGCGTCGTCCTGTGGCGGGCCTGCGCCATCGCCCGGGACACCAGCGACCTGTACGGCACGATCGTGGCCGCCGGCATCGTCGCCTGGTTCGGCTTCCAGACGTTCGAGAACGTCGGCATGACACTCGGCATCATGCCGGTCACCGGCCTGCCGCTGCCCTTCGTGTCGTACGGCGGTTCGTCGATGTTCGCCGTGTGGATAGCGGTCGGGTTGTTGCAGTCCATCCGGGTGCAGCGCCCGATGTCGGCGTGA
- a CDS encoding GNAT family N-acetyltransferase, whose translation MENIGIRPARPGELPAVARLRWDWLVENGAEDLGEREEFVRQFVAWARENTASHRCMVVVRADAVVIGMAWLAVVQRVPTPRAPRRASGDLQCVYVLPDARDGGLGGRLIQAVLDGARELGLERVTVHSTPRAIPAYARRGFQESPRLLQARVAGPGAG comes from the coding sequence ATGGAGAACATCGGCATCCGGCCCGCCCGCCCGGGCGAACTGCCCGCTGTCGCCCGGCTTCGATGGGACTGGCTCGTCGAGAACGGCGCCGAGGACCTCGGCGAACGCGAGGAGTTCGTGCGGCAGTTCGTCGCATGGGCCCGGGAGAACACCGCCTCGCATCGGTGCATGGTGGTCGTGCGTGCCGATGCCGTGGTCATCGGCATGGCGTGGCTGGCCGTCGTGCAGCGGGTCCCCACACCGCGAGCGCCGCGCCGCGCCTCCGGTGATCTGCAGTGCGTGTACGTCCTGCCCGACGCGCGGGACGGCGGGCTCGGCGGCCGGCTCATCCAGGCGGTTCTGGACGGGGCCCGGGAACTCGGGCTGGAGCGGGTCACCGTGCACTCGACCCCGCGGGCGATTCCCGCGTACGCCCGGCGTGGTTTCCAGGAGTCGCCCCGGCTGCTGCAGGCTCGGGTCGCGGGTCCCGGAGCCGGCTGA
- a CDS encoding CYTH and CHAD domain-containing protein, which produces MADSKREIERKYESEDSGLPDLTGVAGVAAVVDKGVAHLDATYYDTIDERLAASSVTLRRRTGGSDAGWHLKFPIAPGVRDELSAPLSDTLPDDLAGLVRSRVRGGELLPVVRLRCERDVRHLVDADGALLAEVAVDAVLAERLTAGGGETQWTEIEVELADGGDPALLDKVEKKLRKAGVRPSESASKLARALAETAPVKKRPSGSAGKPVTAGDHVLVYVRTQRDAIVELDPAVRRDAEDSVHSMRVATRRLRSTFKSFGDVLDREVTDPVGDELKWLAGELGLDRDREVLAERLTTALDEVPDELVRGPVPERIRSWSSAEHRGARGHLLGVLDSRRYLALLDTLDALIADPPLLKAAGKKPRKVIAKAVKKDFRKVTALVQQARELEPGTDRDVAIHEARKKTKRTRYAAEAGRPALGKPAKSLVKSMKALQNLLGEHQDSVMARQTLREMSAVAHAAGESAFTYGLLHEREEQRATRVEAELPGFWDGIKDGTAGL; this is translated from the coding sequence ATGGCGGACAGCAAGCGCGAGATCGAGCGGAAATACGAGTCCGAGGACAGCGGGCTTCCCGACCTGACCGGTGTCGCCGGGGTCGCGGCCGTTGTCGACAAGGGTGTCGCCCACCTCGACGCCACCTACTACGACACGATCGACGAACGCCTCGCGGCGTCGTCCGTCACCCTGCGCCGCCGCACCGGCGGCTCCGACGCGGGCTGGCACCTGAAGTTCCCGATCGCCCCGGGCGTCCGCGACGAACTGAGCGCCCCGCTCTCCGACACCCTCCCCGACGACCTCGCCGGGCTCGTCCGCTCCCGTGTCCGGGGCGGCGAGCTGCTGCCCGTGGTCCGGCTGCGCTGCGAGCGCGACGTACGCCACCTCGTCGACGCCGACGGCGCGCTGCTCGCCGAGGTCGCCGTCGACGCCGTACTCGCCGAGCGGCTCACGGCCGGCGGCGGCGAGACCCAGTGGACCGAGATCGAGGTGGAACTCGCCGACGGAGGCGACCCGGCGCTGCTCGACAAGGTGGAGAAGAAGCTGCGCAAGGCGGGCGTACGGCCGTCGGAGTCGGCGTCGAAGCTGGCCCGAGCCCTCGCGGAGACGGCACCGGTCAAGAAGCGCCCGTCCGGTTCCGCCGGGAAGCCGGTCACCGCCGGGGACCATGTGCTCGTCTACGTACGCACCCAGCGCGACGCGATCGTCGAACTCGACCCGGCCGTCCGGCGGGACGCCGAGGACTCCGTGCACAGCATGCGCGTGGCCACCCGGCGGCTGCGCAGCACCTTCAAGTCGTTCGGCGACGTCCTCGACCGCGAGGTCACCGACCCGGTCGGCGACGAGCTGAAGTGGCTGGCCGGCGAGCTGGGCCTGGACCGGGACCGGGAGGTGCTGGCCGAACGGCTGACGACGGCCCTCGACGAGGTGCCCGACGAATTGGTCCGCGGGCCCGTGCCGGAGCGGATCCGCTCCTGGTCGAGCGCCGAGCACCGCGGGGCCCGCGGACACCTTCTCGGCGTCCTGGACTCCCGCCGCTATCTCGCCCTGCTCGACACGCTGGACGCGCTGATCGCCGACCCGCCGCTGCTGAAGGCGGCCGGCAAGAAGCCCCGCAAGGTGATCGCCAAGGCCGTGAAGAAGGACTTCCGCAAGGTCACCGCGCTGGTCCAGCAGGCACGGGAACTGGAGCCCGGCACCGACCGGGACGTCGCGATCCACGAGGCCCGCAAGAAGACCAAGCGCACCCGCTACGCGGCCGAGGCGGGCCGACCCGCCCTCGGCAAGCCGGCCAAGAGCCTGGTCAAGTCCATGAAGGCGCTGCAGAACCTGCTCGGCGAGCACCAGGACAGCGTGATGGCCCGGCAGACCCTGCGCGAGATGTCGGCGGTCGCCCACGCGGCGGGGGAGAGCGCCTTCACCTACGGCCTGCTCCATGAGCGCGAGGAGCAGCGGGCCACCCGCGTGGAGGCCGAACTGCCCGGATTCTGGGACGGGATCAAGGACGGGACGGCCGGCCTCTGA
- the mreC gene encoding rod shape-determining protein MreC, whose translation MRDTRESRLLLVLLIAIAFALITVDIRGGEDSPVDGARQGAATVFGPIESGVSAAVDPVGNAVSAIRESGDRHDRLAVLEEENAALKAKLGSDDRSRSRLKQLDKMLKVAGQGQYGIKGAQVIAIGAAQGFSWTITVDVGANDGIKRDMTVLNGDGLVGRVTTVGPNTATVLLASDPDFTVGTRMESGDELGFASGQGDRPLRVELLNGKAEVKKGDRLVTFGSQADRPFVPGVPVGVVSRVDPSGGGLTRTLYVTPYASFSKLDIVGVVVDVPKKDPRDTVLPPKPKPTPRPTVTVTVTPSAEAPADGQNQQEQ comes from the coding sequence GTGAGGGACACACGAGAGAGTCGGCTGCTCCTGGTGCTGCTGATCGCCATCGCGTTCGCTTTGATCACGGTGGACATCCGCGGTGGAGAGGACTCGCCCGTCGACGGTGCCCGGCAGGGCGCGGCGACGGTCTTCGGCCCGATCGAGAGCGGTGTCTCGGCCGCGGTCGACCCGGTCGGCAACGCGGTTTCCGCCATCCGTGAATCCGGCGACCGGCACGACCGGCTCGCCGTGCTGGAGGAGGAGAACGCGGCCCTGAAGGCGAAGCTCGGCAGCGACGACCGCAGCCGCAGCCGCCTCAAGCAGCTCGACAAGATGCTGAAGGTCGCCGGCCAGGGCCAGTACGGCATCAAGGGCGCCCAGGTCATCGCCATCGGCGCCGCGCAGGGCTTCTCCTGGACCATCACCGTCGACGTCGGCGCCAACGACGGCATCAAGCGCGACATGACCGTCCTGAACGGGGACGGGCTCGTCGGCCGGGTCACCACCGTCGGGCCCAACACCGCCACGGTCCTGCTCGCCAGCGACCCCGACTTCACGGTCGGCACCCGGATGGAGTCCGGCGACGAGCTGGGATTCGCCTCCGGGCAGGGCGACCGCCCGCTGCGTGTGGAACTCCTCAACGGCAAGGCGGAGGTGAAGAAGGGCGACCGTCTGGTCACCTTCGGCTCCCAGGCCGACCGGCCGTTCGTGCCCGGTGTGCCCGTCGGCGTGGTCTCGCGTGTCGACCCGTCCGGCGGCGGCCTGACCCGCACGCTCTATGTCACGCCGTACGCGAGCTTCAGCAAGCTCGACATCGTCGGTGTCGTCGTCGACGTCCCGAAGAAGGACCCGCGCGACACGGTGCTCCCGCCCAAACCCAAGCCCACCCCCAGGCCGACGGTGACGGTGACCGTGACGCCGTCCGCCGAGGCACCCGCAGACGGCCAGAACCAGCAAGAGCAGTAG
- the mreD gene encoding rod shape-determining protein MreD: MRVNRILLSSALVVVALVIQVSVLARLHLPGAVPDLMLLTVLGLALVYGHVGGALVGFGAGLLADLAPPADHAAGRYALVLCVIGYLAGLAKPETGRLKSATGPMVVVVAAAVGSTLLYAGVGALVGDTAARHVGLGSLLFTAALYDLLLAPFVVPGIMALARRAENDPLADTGSSSKATDISSGWLSGGTGLKIGSQRNGLRVKAARARMARAGRIKGVKRL; this comes from the coding sequence ATGCGCGTCAACCGGATCCTGCTCTCCTCCGCCCTGGTCGTCGTCGCCCTGGTGATCCAGGTGAGCGTCCTCGCCCGCCTGCACCTGCCGGGCGCCGTGCCCGACCTGATGCTCCTCACCGTCCTCGGCCTCGCCCTGGTCTACGGCCATGTGGGCGGCGCCCTCGTCGGCTTCGGCGCGGGCCTGCTGGCCGACCTCGCCCCGCCCGCCGACCACGCCGCCGGGCGGTACGCCCTGGTGCTGTGCGTCATCGGCTATCTCGCCGGACTGGCGAAGCCGGAGACGGGCCGGCTGAAGTCCGCCACCGGCCCCATGGTCGTGGTGGTCGCCGCCGCCGTCGGCTCGACCCTGCTGTACGCCGGGGTCGGTGCCCTCGTCGGGGACACCGCCGCCCGCCATGTGGGCCTGGGCAGCCTGCTGTTCACGGCCGCCCTGTACGACCTGCTGCTCGCCCCGTTCGTCGTGCCGGGGATCATGGCCCTGGCCCGGCGCGCCGAGAACGACCCCCTCGCCGACACCGGCTCCTCCTCCAAGGCCACCGACATCTCCTCGGGCTGGCTCTCCGGCGGCACCGGCCTGAAGATCGGCAGCCAGCGCAACGGGCTGCGGGTGAAGGCGGCCCGGGCCCGGATGGCGCGGGCCGGGCGCATCAAGGGGGTCAAGCGGCTGTGA
- a CDS encoding helix-turn-helix domain-containing protein, translating to MAIAVDIDVMLAKRKMSVGELAERVGITPANLAVLKNGRAKAVRFSTLAALCEVLECQPGDLLRWESEGVDG from the coding sequence ATGGCGATCGCCGTCGACATCGACGTGATGCTGGCCAAACGGAAGATGTCCGTGGGCGAGCTCGCGGAACGCGTCGGCATCACCCCCGCAAACCTGGCGGTCCTCAAGAACGGCCGCGCCAAGGCGGTCCGCTTCTCCACCCTCGCCGCGCTCTGCGAAGTGCTGGAGTGCCAGCCGGGGGATCTGCTGCGCTGGGAGTCGGAGGGTGTGGACGGGTGA
- a CDS encoding GAF and ANTAR domain-containing protein: MEWRVFAQEMASMARELLAQHSVDATLEHITDSATKLVAGCDAAGILLLHGKRVETLAPTADLVLKSDQVQERLAEGPCFDAARSDTAARIFRITDFTDEQPRWPAYAEQARDLGVGSMMGFLLYTEDEDLGALNLYSGRPGAFTEDSETAGWLLASHAAVAFSSARSHAQLEQAVATRHVIGEAMGILMGSHRLTEKEAFDVLRRFSQERNIKLREVARRVCEQGRLG; this comes from the coding sequence GTGGAATGGCGCGTGTTCGCGCAGGAGATGGCCTCCATGGCGCGGGAACTGCTCGCTCAGCACTCGGTCGACGCCACCCTCGAGCACATCACCGACTCGGCCACGAAGCTCGTGGCGGGATGCGACGCGGCCGGCATCCTCCTCCTGCACGGCAAGCGGGTGGAGACGCTCGCTCCCACGGCCGATCTGGTCCTCAAGAGCGACCAGGTGCAGGAGCGCCTGGCGGAGGGCCCCTGCTTTGACGCGGCCCGCAGCGACACCGCGGCGCGGATCTTCCGCATCACCGACTTCACCGACGAGCAGCCGCGCTGGCCCGCCTACGCCGAGCAGGCCCGTGACCTGGGCGTGGGCAGCATGATGGGCTTCCTGCTGTACACCGAGGACGAGGATCTCGGCGCGCTCAACCTCTACTCGGGCCGCCCGGGGGCCTTCACGGAGGACAGCGAGACGGCGGGCTGGCTGCTGGCCTCGCACGCCGCCGTCGCCTTCTCCAGCGCCCGCAGTCACGCCCAACTGGAGCAGGCCGTCGCCACCCGTCATGTCATCGGCGAGGCCATGGGCATCCTCATGGGCAGCCACCGCCTCACCGAGAAGGAGGCCTTCGACGTGCTGCGCCGCTTCTCCCAGGAACGGAACATCAAGCTCCGCGAGGTCGCCCGGCGCGTCTGCGAACAGGGCCGCCTCGGCTGA